A genomic window from Pseudomonas alcaligenes includes:
- a CDS encoding metal ABC transporter ATPase — MSRLLARKAPGTFKTLPLYVEATAEGLNYRALGLPLNFAQMLERRRPVQAADCQRFALELANLGVSVRLTLAWQGRDYWVLVRQRRPDRGDTVLKLISGYVPAHELNLPLLTAIAEVAEECLIECAGGWLGGRYADTWLPTPYPLRYREDCHFRLGPLSGAARPVQCGNLMLMERPRAYVHLPTASLQLVYDLRLELPRECRAPSLFHVDERLEDGELVARLERRRPDLYLLPLHDGRPGSELFSLRRGELLPASTRGLWLSEGFAEQDGWLVRDERIRWKDWQANLRREEHAPGRRTG; from the coding sequence ATGTCGAGACTGCTGGCCCGCAAGGCCCCGGGAACCTTCAAGACCCTGCCGCTGTATGTCGAAGCTACGGCGGAAGGCCTGAACTACCGTGCCCTAGGCCTGCCCCTGAACTTCGCGCAGATGCTGGAACGCCGCCGCCCGGTGCAGGCCGCCGACTGCCAGCGCTTCGCCCTGGAGCTGGCCAACCTCGGTGTCTCGGTGCGCCTGACCCTGGCCTGGCAGGGTCGCGACTACTGGGTGCTGGTACGCCAGCGCCGGCCCGATCGCGGCGATACCGTGCTCAAGCTGATCTCCGGCTATGTGCCGGCCCACGAACTCAATCTGCCGCTGCTCACCGCCATCGCCGAGGTGGCCGAGGAATGCCTGATCGAATGCGCCGGCGGCTGGCTGGGCGGGCGCTACGCCGATACCTGGCTGCCGACGCCCTACCCGCTGCGCTACCGCGAGGACTGTCACTTCCGCCTCGGCCCGCTGTCCGGGGCGGCCCGGCCGGTGCAATGCGGCAATCTGATGCTGATGGAGCGGCCGCGCGCCTATGTGCACCTGCCGACCGCCTCGCTGCAGCTGGTCTATGACCTACGCCTGGAACTGCCCAGGGAATGCCGCGCGCCCAGCCTGTTCCATGTCGACGAGCGCCTGGAAGACGGCGAACTGGTGGCACGCCTGGAGCGCCGTCGTCCGGACCTCTACCTGCTGCCGCTGCATGACGGCCGGCCCGGTAGCGAACTGTTCAGCCTTCGCCGTGGCGAACTCCTTCCCGCCAGCACCCGCGGGCTGTGGCTCTCCGAAGGCTTCGCCGAGCAGGATGGCTGGCTGGTGCGCGACGAGCGCATCCGCTGGAAGGACTGGCAGGCGAACCTGCGCCGCGAGGAACACGCACCGGGTCGCCGCACGGGTTGA
- a CDS encoding aldo/keto reductase — protein sequence MSLHDLYRPLGDSGLIVSPLGLGTVKLGRDQGVKYPSGFSIPDDAAARALLHQARELGINLIDTAPAYGVSEQRLGPLLRGQREDWVIVSKVGEEFENGQSRFDFSPKHTRLSVERSLQRLETDRIELVLVHSDGNDVAILRDSGVYETLAELKREGKIRAFGLSGKTVEGGLLALERGDCAMVTYNLAEQGERPVLDHAAAHHKGILVKKALASGHAVLTGQDPLRASFELVFGHPGVTAAIVGTINPQHLAANAATAAAVIRG from the coding sequence ATGAGCCTGCACGACCTGTACCGGCCGCTGGGCGACAGCGGCCTGATCGTCTCGCCGCTGGGCCTGGGCACCGTCAAGCTGGGCCGCGACCAGGGGGTGAAGTACCCCAGCGGCTTCAGCATCCCCGATGACGCCGCCGCCCGCGCCCTGCTCCACCAGGCCCGCGAACTGGGCATCAACCTGATCGACACGGCGCCGGCCTATGGTGTCAGCGAGCAGCGCCTCGGCCCGCTGCTGCGCGGCCAGCGCGAAGACTGGGTGATCGTCAGCAAGGTCGGCGAGGAATTCGAAAACGGCCAGTCGCGCTTCGACTTCTCACCCAAGCACACCCGCCTGTCGGTGGAGCGCAGCCTCCAGCGCCTGGAGACCGACCGCATCGAACTGGTGCTGGTGCACTCGGACGGCAACGACGTCGCCATCCTGCGTGACAGCGGCGTGTACGAGACCCTCGCCGAGCTCAAGCGCGAGGGCAAGATCCGCGCCTTCGGCCTGTCCGGCAAGACCGTCGAGGGCGGCCTGCTGGCCTTGGAGCGCGGCGACTGTGCCATGGTCACCTACAACCTGGCCGAACAGGGCGAAAGGCCGGTGCTCGACCATGCCGCCGCCCATCACAAGGGCATCCTGGTGAAGAAAGCGCTGGCCAGCGGCCATGCGGTGCTGACCGGGCAGGACCCGCTGCGCGCCAGCTTCGAGCTGGTGTTCGGCCATCCCGGCGTGACCGCCGCCATCGTCGGCACCATCAACCCGCAACATCTGGCGGCAAACGCTGCCACCGCCGCCGCGGTGATCCGCGGCTAA
- a CDS encoding NAD(P)/FAD-dependent oxidoreductase, whose protein sequence is MSQSLSTDILIVGGGVAGLWLNARLRRLGYSTLLVERASLGGGQSLKSQGIIHGGAKYALHGALTGASEAIADMPRRWREALAGQGELDLSGVRLLSEAHYLWSPGSLAGNLTSFFASKAVRGRVDQVKGEQLPPALQHPKFKGKVYRLAELVLDVPSLIARLATLAGDSLLAGREITPLRAGDELLGLCVDGREIRASRVVLSAGQGNAELLASLGLEQPRQQLRPLHMVLVKGRGLKPLYAHCLGGGPKPRITVTSHPAADGQWVWYLGGDIAEADGVARDEAAQIAAAQQEVRQLLPWIDLADARWATLRVDRAEPAQSGLVRPDNAFLADQGRLLVGWPTKLALSPDFADRVIAALERDGIVPGSHAALPELPRPPQAQPVWEELLP, encoded by the coding sequence ATGTCCCAGTCTCTCAGCACCGATATCCTGATCGTCGGCGGCGGTGTCGCCGGCCTCTGGCTCAACGCCCGCCTGCGCCGGCTCGGCTATTCCACCCTGCTGGTGGAACGCGCCAGCCTCGGCGGCGGGCAGAGCCTGAAGTCCCAGGGCATCATCCATGGCGGCGCCAAGTACGCCCTGCACGGTGCGCTGACCGGCGCCTCCGAGGCCATCGCCGACATGCCGCGGCGCTGGCGCGAGGCGCTGGCCGGCCAGGGCGAGCTGGATCTGTCCGGCGTACGCCTGCTGTCCGAGGCCCACTACCTGTGGTCGCCGGGCAGCCTGGCCGGCAACCTGACCAGCTTCTTCGCCAGCAAGGCGGTGCGCGGGCGGGTCGACCAGGTCAAGGGCGAGCAGCTGCCCCCGGCCCTGCAGCACCCGAAATTCAAGGGTAAGGTCTATCGCCTGGCCGAACTGGTGCTCGACGTGCCCAGTCTGATCGCGCGCCTGGCCACGCTCGCCGGCGACAGCCTGCTGGCCGGCCGCGAGATCACGCCGCTGCGCGCGGGCGACGAACTGCTCGGCCTGTGCGTCGACGGCCGCGAGATCCGCGCCAGCCGCGTGGTACTGAGTGCCGGCCAGGGCAACGCCGAGCTGCTCGCCAGCCTTGGCCTGGAGCAGCCCCGGCAGCAGCTGCGCCCGCTGCACATGGTGCTGGTCAAGGGCCGCGGCCTGAAGCCGCTGTATGCCCACTGCCTGGGCGGCGGGCCCAAGCCGCGCATCACCGTGACCAGCCACCCGGCCGCCGACGGCCAGTGGGTCTGGTACCTCGGCGGCGACATCGCCGAGGCCGACGGCGTGGCCCGCGACGAAGCGGCACAGATCGCCGCGGCGCAGCAGGAGGTGCGCCAGCTGCTGCCCTGGATCGACCTCGCCGATGCGCGCTGGGCCACCCTGCGCGTGGACCGCGCCGAGCCGGCGCAGTCCGGCCTGGTGCGCCCGGACAACGCCTTCCTGGCCGACCAGGGCCGCCTGCTGGTCGGCTGGCCGACCAAGCTGGCCCTGTCGCCGGACTTCGCCGACCGGGTCATCGCCGCACTTGAGCGCGACGGCATCGTCCCCGGCAGCCACGCAGCGCTGCCCGAACTGCCGCGCCCGCCGCAGGCCCAACCGGTGTGGGAGGAGCTGCTGCCATGA
- a CDS encoding multidrug efflux SMR transporter, translating to MSGYLYLAIAIVAEVIATTALKAAEGLSKPLPLALVVIGYGIAFWMLSLVMKSIPVGVTYAIWSGLGIVLISIASLLLYDQKLDLAALLGIALIIAGVLVIQLFSGSSGH from the coding sequence ATGAGCGGATACCTGTACCTGGCCATCGCCATCGTCGCCGAAGTGATCGCCACCACCGCGCTGAAGGCCGCGGAGGGCCTGAGCAAGCCGCTGCCGCTGGCCCTGGTGGTGATCGGCTACGGCATCGCCTTCTGGATGCTCAGCCTGGTGATGAAGAGCATCCCGGTGGGCGTCACCTACGCCATCTGGTCGGGCCTTGGCATCGTGCTGATCAGCATTGCCAGCCTGCTGCTGTACGACCAGAAGCTCGACCTGGCGGCCCTGCTCGGCATCGCCCTGATCATCGCCGGGGTGCTGGTGATCCAGCTGTTCTCCGGCAGCAGCGGCCACTGA
- the waaA gene encoding lipid IV(A) 3-deoxy-D-manno-octulosonic acid transferase, whose product MNRTLYTLILHLALPFIFLRLMWRAWRAPAYGKRTGERFAIGLPAFRTGGIWIHAVSLGESIAAAPLIRELLARHPELPITVTCMTPTGSERIQALFGSRIQHCYLPYDLPWACARFLGRLQPRLAVIMETELWPNHIHACHRRGIPVALANARLSERSARGYARFSRLTAPMLAELSLIAVQTAAEAERFRQLGARPERVEVTGSIKFDLSVDPELPHRAAELREAWGAAQRPLWIAASTHAGEDEVILAAHRQLLAERPDALLILVPRHPERFTQVFELCRREGFTTLRRSTGEALAADVQVLVGDTLGELLFLYALADLAFVGGSLVANGGHNLLEPAALGKPLLAGPHLFNFLEIAAQLREAGDLLEVADAGQLHAALRQLFANPTEAARRAEAGLGVLRANQGALARLLAGLERLLSRV is encoded by the coding sequence ATGAACAGAACCCTCTATACCCTGATCCTGCACCTGGCCCTGCCGTTCATCTTCCTGCGCCTGATGTGGCGGGCCTGGCGTGCGCCGGCCTACGGCAAGCGCACCGGCGAACGCTTCGCCATCGGCCTGCCGGCCTTCAGAACCGGCGGCATCTGGATCCATGCGGTCTCCCTGGGCGAGAGCATCGCCGCCGCGCCGCTGATCCGCGAGCTGCTGGCGCGCCATCCCGAGCTACCGATCACCGTCACCTGCATGACGCCGACCGGTTCCGAGCGCATCCAGGCGCTGTTCGGTTCACGCATCCAGCACTGCTACCTGCCCTACGATCTGCCCTGGGCCTGCGCGCGTTTCCTCGGTCGCCTGCAGCCGCGCCTGGCGGTGATCATGGAGACCGAGCTGTGGCCCAACCATATCCACGCCTGTCATCGGCGTGGTATTCCCGTCGCGCTGGCCAATGCGCGTCTGTCCGAGCGCTCGGCGCGTGGCTATGCGCGCTTCTCCCGGTTGACCGCGCCGATGCTCGCCGAGCTGTCGCTGATCGCCGTGCAGACCGCCGCCGAGGCCGAACGCTTCCGCCAGCTGGGCGCGCGACCCGAGCGGGTCGAGGTGACCGGTTCGATCAAGTTCGACCTCAGCGTCGATCCCGAGCTACCGCATCGCGCCGCCGAGCTGCGTGAGGCCTGGGGTGCGGCGCAGCGGCCGCTGTGGATCGCCGCCAGCACCCATGCCGGCGAGGATGAGGTGATCCTGGCGGCTCACCGCCAGCTGCTCGCCGAGCGGCCGGATGCGCTGCTGATTCTGGTGCCGCGCCACCCGGAGCGTTTCACTCAGGTGTTCGAGCTGTGTCGGCGCGAGGGCTTCACCACGCTGCGTCGCTCCACCGGCGAGGCGCTGGCGGCGGATGTGCAGGTGCTGGTCGGCGATACCCTGGGCGAGCTGCTGTTCCTCTATGCGCTGGCCGACCTGGCCTTCGTCGGCGGCAGCCTGGTCGCCAATGGCGGACACAACCTGCTGGAGCCGGCGGCGCTGGGCAAGCCGCTGCTGGCCGGCCCGCACCTGTTCAACTTCCTGGAGATCGCCGCCCAGCTGCGCGAGGCCGGCGACCTGCTGGAGGTGGCGGATGCCGGGCAGTTGCATGCGGCCTTGCGCCAGCTGTTCGCCAACCCGACCGAGGCGGCGCGGCGGGCGGAGGCCGGGCTGGGCGTGCTGCGTGCCAATCAGGGCGCGCTGGCGCGCCTGCTGGCCGGGCTGGAGCGCTTGCTGAGTCGAGTGTAG
- a CDS encoding metal-dependent hydrolase, with translation MTTLISHPLPILALGLALGPRVIPPRLLLAGLLCSLLPDADMLAFKFGIAYADAFGHRGFSHSLLFAGLVGMLAALSCRLLGCGPLRAFIWLALATVSHSLLDAATDGGLGVAWLWPWSEQRFFLPWRPIEVSPFIQGFFSARGLEVLLSEARWVWLPCLALGLGGIALRGLYTRLSKRSSPASRRASAP, from the coding sequence GTGACCACCCTGATCAGCCACCCGCTGCCGATCCTGGCACTGGGCCTGGCCCTCGGCCCGCGCGTCATCCCCCCACGCCTGCTGCTCGCCGGCCTGCTGTGCAGCCTGCTGCCGGACGCCGACATGCTGGCCTTCAAGTTCGGCATCGCCTACGCCGATGCCTTCGGCCACCGCGGCTTCAGTCATTCGCTGCTGTTTGCCGGCCTCGTCGGGATGCTTGCCGCGCTGAGCTGCCGCCTGCTGGGCTGCGGACCGCTCAGGGCCTTCATCTGGCTGGCCCTGGCCACCGTCTCGCACAGCCTGCTGGATGCCGCCACCGATGGCGGCCTCGGCGTGGCCTGGTTGTGGCCGTGGAGCGAGCAGCGTTTCTTCCTGCCCTGGCGACCGATCGAGGTCTCGCCCTTCATCCAGGGCTTCTTCAGCGCACGCGGCCTGGAGGTGCTGCTCTCCGAGGCACGCTGGGTGTGGCTACCGTGCCTGGCCCTGGGGCTCGGCGGCATCGCCCTGCGCGGCCTCTACACTCGACTCAGCAAGCGCTCCAGCCCGGCCAGCAGGCGCGCCAGCGCGCCCTGA
- a CDS encoding histidine kinase has product MNRPAQVKPDNFFLLLFNALRQRRVPLALRIASHSLLLVALALVIYAWVMGMQFKQAMQQQADALGQSLTVQTAASATELLVSNDILSLNVLLSNLAKNPLVAHAAIYSVDNRILAEAGSRPTQSILGETEGLYSTPITFQEVIAGQLRISLDMQQFQQPMTISLQSMGLLSLILLALALSLSLRLGRHISTPLLQLRVWLRDPDDPAPGAGRQDEIGDLARQLQARLVPEKPEPEPHHYAELDDEDHFVDEQAEREPDFDMPDLRADVDYAEELAPPASRPATVAQHDEDDPFADLRDLQAEMPEPEFAPPPAAAAPHEPQQCISSAVLAIQLGAQEQLRHLPRARLLELLQSYRDCLEQAAALYQGKLFTLNDGSSLMLFSSEHSGEDYLTHALCCGELMRALGHALQIEVADSGITLQLQLGLTRSDEEISPSQAELLLSEAAQDALALAQHSRNLLLVQRSVADDPLLRQRARIRAIASPEGASCVERLLDPYPSLLERQLARMHEHS; this is encoded by the coding sequence GTGAACCGGCCCGCCCAGGTCAAGCCCGACAATTTCTTCCTGTTGCTGTTCAATGCCCTGCGCCAGCGCCGCGTGCCGCTCGCCCTGCGCATCGCCAGCCACAGCCTGCTGCTGGTCGCCCTGGCCCTGGTGATCTACGCCTGGGTCATGGGCATGCAGTTCAAGCAGGCCATGCAGCAGCAGGCCGACGCCCTCGGCCAGAGCCTGACCGTGCAGACCGCCGCCTCGGCCACCGAACTGCTGGTGTCCAACGACATCCTCAGCCTCAACGTCCTGCTCAGCAACCTGGCGAAGAACCCCTTGGTGGCCCACGCGGCCATCTACAGCGTGGACAACCGCATCCTCGCCGAAGCCGGCTCGCGCCCGACCCAGAGCATCCTCGGCGAGACCGAGGGCCTCTACTCCACCCCCATCACCTTTCAGGAAGTGATCGCCGGCCAGCTGCGCATCAGCCTGGACATGCAGCAGTTCCAGCAGCCGATGACCATCAGCCTGCAGAGCATGGGCCTGCTCAGCCTGATCCTGCTGGCCCTGGCCCTGTCGCTCAGCCTGCGCCTGGGCCGACACATATCCACCCCGCTGCTGCAGCTGCGTGTCTGGCTGCGCGACCCGGACGACCCCGCCCCCGGCGCCGGTCGCCAGGACGAGATCGGCGATCTGGCGCGCCAGCTGCAGGCGCGCCTGGTGCCGGAAAAGCCGGAGCCCGAGCCGCACCACTACGCCGAACTGGATGACGAAGACCACTTCGTCGACGAGCAGGCTGAGCGCGAACCCGACTTCGACATGCCGGACCTGCGCGCCGACGTCGACTACGCCGAAGAACTCGCCCCGCCTGCATCGCGCCCTGCGACCGTCGCCCAGCATGACGAAGACGATCCCTTCGCCGACCTGCGCGACCTGCAGGCCGAGATGCCGGAACCGGAATTCGCGCCCCCCCCGGCAGCCGCCGCGCCCCATGAGCCGCAACAGTGCATCAGCAGTGCCGTACTGGCCATCCAGCTGGGCGCCCAGGAACAGCTGCGCCATCTACCGCGCGCACGCCTGCTGGAACTGCTGCAAAGCTATCGCGACTGCCTGGAGCAGGCTGCGGCGCTGTACCAGGGCAAGCTGTTCACCCTCAACGACGGCAGCAGCCTGATGCTGTTCAGCAGCGAGCACAGTGGCGAGGACTACCTGACCCACGCCCTGTGCTGTGGCGAGCTGATGCGCGCCCTCGGCCACGCCCTGCAGATCGAGGTGGCCGACAGCGGCATCACCCTGCAGCTGCAGCTGGGCCTGACCCGTAGTGACGAAGAGATCAGCCCGAGCCAGGCCGAGCTGCTGCTCAGCGAGGCAGCCCAGGACGCCCTGGCCCTGGCCCAGCACAGCCGCAACCTGCTGCTGGTGCAGCGCAGCGTTGCCGATGATCCGCTGCTGCGCCAGCGTGCGCGCATTCGCGCCATCGCCAGCCCGGAGGGTGCCAGCTGCGTCGAGCGCCTGCTCGACCCCTACCCCTCCCTGCTGGAGCGCCAGTTGGCGCGCATGCACGAACACTCGTGA
- the serB gene encoding phosphoserine phosphatase SerB produces MREIVLINITGEDRPGLTAAITGVLAQGGVNILDIGQAVIHDTLSFGILVEIPDTEQASSVLKDVLFTAYKLDQQVRFTPVSEDDYQQWVGGQGKPRYIVTLLTRKVTAEQLQRVSSITAKYGLNIDHIDRLSGRMPLDMPADQGKGCIEFSVRGEPADAAALRAEFLSVAQELNVDIAFQRDSVFRRNRRLAVFDMDSTLIEAEVIDELAKAHGVGEQVSEITERAMRGELDFRASFKERLALLQGLSEDVLEEIGASLRLTEGAEVLFAELKRLGYKTAILSGGFTYFARQLQAKLGIDYVFANELQVVDGKVTGQAVEPIVDAQRKADLLRELADKEGLRLEQTIAVGDGANDLPMLGLAGLGVAFRAKPLVKQSAKQAISTLGLDGILYLLGFRDRDGQE; encoded by the coding sequence TTGCGCGAAATCGTCCTGATCAACATCACCGGGGAAGATCGCCCGGGCCTGACCGCGGCCATCACCGGCGTGCTGGCGCAGGGCGGGGTGAACATCCTCGACATCGGCCAGGCGGTGATCCACGACACCCTGTCGTTCGGCATCCTGGTCGAGATACCGGACACCGAGCAGGCCTCGTCGGTGCTCAAGGATGTGCTGTTCACCGCCTATAAGCTGGACCAGCAGGTGCGTTTCACCCCCGTGTCGGAAGATGATTACCAGCAGTGGGTCGGTGGCCAGGGTAAGCCGCGCTACATCGTCACCCTGCTGACGCGCAAGGTCACGGCCGAACAGCTGCAGCGGGTCAGCTCGATTACCGCCAAGTACGGGCTCAATATCGATCATATCGACCGTCTGTCCGGACGCATGCCGCTGGACATGCCGGCCGATCAGGGCAAGGGTTGCATCGAGTTCTCCGTGCGCGGCGAGCCGGCCGATGCCGCCGCGCTGCGTGCCGAGTTCCTCAGCGTGGCCCAGGAGCTCAACGTCGACATCGCCTTCCAGCGCGACTCGGTGTTCCGTCGCAATCGTCGCCTGGCAGTGTTCGACATGGACTCCACGCTGATCGAGGCCGAGGTCATCGACGAGCTGGCCAAGGCTCACGGTGTCGGCGAGCAGGTGTCCGAGATTACCGAGCGCGCCATGCGTGGCGAGCTGGACTTCCGCGCCAGCTTCAAGGAGCGCCTGGCGCTGCTGCAGGGGCTGTCCGAGGATGTGCTGGAGGAAATCGGCGCCTCGCTGCGCCTGACCGAGGGCGCCGAGGTGCTGTTCGCCGAACTCAAGCGCCTGGGTTATAAAACCGCCATCCTCTCCGGCGGCTTCACCTATTTCGCCAGGCAGCTACAGGCCAAGCTGGGAATCGACTACGTGTTCGCCAACGAGCTGCAGGTCGTCGATGGCAAGGTCACCGGCCAGGCTGTGGAGCCGATCGTCGATGCCCAGCGCAAGGCCGACCTGCTGCGCGAGTTGGCCGATAAGGAAGGCCTGCGCCTGGAGCAGACCATCGCCGTGGGCGACGGCGCCAACGACCTGCCGATGCTCGGCCTGGCCGGTCTCGGCGTGGCCTTCCGCGCCAAGCCGCTGGTCAAGCAGTCGGCCAAGCAGGCGATTTCCACTCTGGGCTTGGACGGAATTCTCTACCTGCTCGGCTTCCGCGACCGCGACGGCCAGGAGTGA
- a CDS encoding EAL domain-containing protein, translating into MAIEKKTIRLLILEDSQNEAERLVSLFRNAGRATRVHRITSSDNLAEALQQSWDLLICAPSSEHLEPSEAITAIRRQAKDIPAIQLVADNDSESITEALMLGAQDALPQGDDERLILVANRELANLEERRARRAAEVALREAEKRCQLLLESSVDAITYVHDGMHIYANRAYLKLFDYEDAEELEGMPMIDLIASEDQAAFKDFLKNYASGEGNAELSCGGVKPNGQRFQARMNFSPATYDGEPCIQVVIRAESDNAELEEKLREISSQDLVTGLLNRARFLELMDGAAQRAVNDGQIASLAYIRLDRYNEKVGEVGLAGIDLLLTDLANLLRSHFGDDSQLARFGDDVFTVLLPGVAPQQCQDSLSSLLKKVEGHLFDVSGRTVQATLSIGVAGLSEQTSKAQEVVDRAHRCADELEGNAIKIYNPADELAAAANRGSLVAMVQQALENNGFRLLFQPIISLRGDSDEHYEVLLRLLDPKGQEVPAADFLSAAKGAGLAEKIDRWVILNSIKLLAEHRSKGHNTRLFVHLSANSLQDQTLLPWLSVALKAARLPSDCLVFQIGEADAVAYLKQVKTLTQGLAELHCKVALGQFGCALNPFNTLKHLHVDFVKVDGSFSQDLSNADNQEALKTLLASLHAQAKLTIVPFVESASVLATLWQAGVNYIQGHYLQGPSQSMDYDFSAGEE; encoded by the coding sequence ATGGCCATCGAAAAAAAAACCATACGGCTGCTGATTCTTGAAGATTCGCAGAACGAGGCGGAGCGCCTGGTCAGCCTGTTCCGCAATGCCGGGCGCGCGACCCGGGTGCATCGCATCACCTCCAGCGACAACCTGGCCGAAGCCCTGCAGCAAAGCTGGGACCTGCTGATCTGCGCACCTTCCAGCGAACACCTCGAGCCCAGCGAGGCGATCACCGCGATCCGTCGCCAGGCCAAGGACATCCCGGCGATCCAGCTGGTCGCCGACAACGACTCCGAATCCATCACCGAAGCGCTGATGCTGGGCGCCCAGGATGCCCTGCCCCAGGGTGACGACGAGCGCCTGATCCTGGTGGCCAACCGCGAGCTGGCCAACCTCGAGGAGCGCCGCGCCCGCCGCGCCGCCGAAGTCGCCCTGCGCGAGGCGGAGAAACGCTGCCAGCTGCTGCTGGAAAGCTCGGTGGACGCCATCACCTACGTCCACGACGGCATGCACATCTATGCCAACCGTGCCTACCTCAAGCTGTTCGACTACGAAGACGCCGAGGAGCTTGAGGGCATGCCGATGATCGACCTGATCGCCAGCGAGGATCAGGCCGCATTCAAGGACTTCCTGAAGAACTATGCCAGCGGCGAAGGCAATGCCGAGCTCAGCTGCGGTGGGGTCAAGCCCAATGGCCAGCGTTTCCAGGCGCGGATGAACTTCTCGCCGGCGACCTACGATGGCGAGCCCTGTATCCAGGTGGTGATCCGCGCCGAAAGCGACAACGCCGAACTGGAAGAGAAACTGCGCGAGATCAGCAGCCAGGACCTGGTCACCGGCCTGCTCAACCGCGCACGCTTCCTCGAGCTGATGGACGGCGCGGCCCAGCGCGCGGTCAACGACGGACAGATCGCCAGCCTGGCCTACATCCGCCTGGACCGTTACAACGAGAAGGTTGGGGAAGTCGGCCTGGCCGGCATCGACCTTCTGCTCACCGATCTGGCCAACCTGCTGCGCAGCCACTTCGGCGATGACAGCCAGCTGGCCCGCTTCGGTGACGACGTATTTACCGTACTGCTGCCCGGCGTCGCGCCCCAGCAATGCCAGGACTCGCTGAGCAGCCTGCTGAAGAAGGTCGAGGGTCACCTGTTCGACGTCAGCGGCCGCACCGTGCAAGCGACCCTGTCGATCGGCGTGGCCGGTCTCAGCGAGCAGACCAGCAAGGCCCAGGAGGTCGTCGACCGCGCCCACCGCTGCGCCGACGAACTCGAAGGCAATGCGATCAAGATCTACAACCCGGCCGACGAGCTGGCTGCCGCCGCCAACCGCGGCAGCCTGGTGGCCATGGTCCAGCAGGCCCTGGAGAACAACGGCTTCCGCCTGCTGTTCCAGCCGATCATCAGCCTGCGCGGCGACAGCGACGAGCACTACGAAGTGCTGCTGCGCCTGCTCGATCCCAAGGGCCAGGAAGTGCCGGCTGCAGACTTCCTGAGCGCCGCCAAGGGCGCAGGGCTGGCGGAAAAGATCGATCGCTGGGTGATCCTCAACTCGATCAAGCTGCTCGCCGAGCACCGCAGCAAGGGCCACAACACGCGCCTGTTCGTCCACCTGTCGGCCAACAGCCTGCAGGATCAGACCCTGCTGCCCTGGCTCAGTGTCGCGCTCAAGGCGGCGCGCCTGCCCTCCGACTGTCTGGTATTCCAGATTGGTGAGGCAGATGCCGTGGCCTACCTCAAGCAGGTCAAGACGCTCACCCAGGGTCTGGCGGAACTGCACTGCAAGGTCGCCCTCGGCCAGTTCGGCTGCGCACTGAACCCCTTCAACACCCTCAAACACCTGCACGTCGACTTCGTGAAAGTGGACGGTTCCTTCTCCCAGGACCTGTCCAACGCCGACAACCAGGAGGCACTGAAGACCCTGCTGGCCAGCCTGCATGCCCAGGCCAAGCTGACCATAGTGCCCTTCGTCGAGAGCGCCAGCGTGCTGGCCACCCTCTGGCAGGCCGGGGTCAACTATATCCAGGGCCACTACCTGCAGGGCCCCAGCCAGTCGATGGACTACGACTTCTCCGCCGGCGAGGAGTGA